In Zonotrichia albicollis isolate bZonAlb1 chromosome 11, bZonAlb1.hap1, whole genome shotgun sequence, a single genomic region encodes these proteins:
- the MRPL46 gene encoding large ribosomal subunit protein mL46, protein MAGHCGARAMAAPLGLRAAGSARWVCSAAAPRPWKLFGAMCLLRLPRITQPLEKEEEEVAALMEQIELERSLYSDHEMRKLEEEEQLKKKMESLYDEDEARGKTVIMAQDLEEKWEQKFLRFKAAPRITDADKSNDRTSLNRKLDSNLMLLVKQKIGNQELWLLPQVEWQPGETLRSTAERAMAMFLGDHIQAKVLGNAPFGIYKYKFPKAIRTENNVGAKVFFFKAFLQSNDLSQAKLKADHLWVTKKELGDYLQSEYLKKVNRFLLDL, encoded by the exons ATGGCGGGGCATTGTGGGGCGCGGGCCATGGCGGCGCCCCTGGGGCTGCGGGCGGCGGGCAGCGCTCGCTGGGTTTGTAGCGCTGCCGCGCCGCGCCCCTGGAAGCTTTTTGGGGCGATGTGCTTGTTGAGGCTTCCCCGAATCACGCAGCctctggaaaaggaggaggaagaggtggCGGCGCTCATGGAGCAG ATagagctggagaggagcctCTATTCTGATCATGAAATGCGtaagctggaggaggaggagcagctcaaGAAGAAGATGGAAAGCTTGTATGATGAGGATGAAGCTCGTGGTAAGACGGTCATCATGGCTCAGGACCTGGAGGAGAAGTGGGAACAGAAGTTTCTGCGGTTCAAAGCTGCCCCACGGATAACAG ATGCTGACAAAAGCAACGATCGAACATCGTTGAACAGGAAGCTGGACAGCAACCTGATGCTTCTGGTGAAACAGAAAATTGGTAACCAGGAGCTGTGGCTCCTGCCTCAAGTGGAGTGGCAGCCTGGAGAGACGCTACGGAGCACGGCTGAGCGAGCCATGGCTATGTTTTTGG GAGATCACATTCAAGCCAAAGTCCTGGGGAATGCACCATTTGGGATTTACAAGTATAAATTCCCCAAGGCCATCAGAACTGAGAATAACGTGGGAGCCAAAGTCTTCTTCTTCAAAGCCTTCCTCCAAAGCAACGATTTGTCCCAGGCAAAGCTGAAGGCAGATCATCTGTGGGTCACAAAGAAGGAGCTGGGAGATTACCTGCAGTCAGAA
- the MRPS11 gene encoding small ribosomal subunit protein uS11m translates to MSAAMALAGLRVLGWGGRAAALCRGLRSGPPRLQDAAGAAAKETEKQSATEQSSLILQRNSMRWDGKVYEEVPIAHIKATYNNTHIQVVSFDNQPFSRTSCGTEGFQNAKKGTAIAAQTAAMAAAVKARGKGVLHVRVMVKGLGPGRKAAIKGLTMGGLEIISITDNSPVPHNGCRPRKPRRV, encoded by the exons ATGAGCGCGGCCATGGCGCTGGCCGGGCTAcgtgtgctgggctgggg gggccgcgccgccgccctGTGCCGCGGGCTCCGCTCCGGCCCCCCGAGGCTGCAGGACGCGGCGGGGGCGGCTGCCAAGGAGACGGAGAAGCAGAGCGCGACCGAGCAGAG CTCTTTAATCCTGCAGAGGAACTCCATGAGGTGGGATGGCAAGGTTTATGAAGAGGTCCCGATAGCTCACATCAAAGCAACTTACAACAA caCACACATCCAGGTGGTGAGCTTTGACAACCAGCCGTTCTCCCGCACGTCCTGCGGCACAGAAGGCTTCCAGAACGCCAAGAAGGGCACAGCCATCGCAGCACAGACtgcagccatggcagcagcagtg AAAGCACGTGGGAAGGGTGTATTGCACGTGCGAGTCATGGTCAAAGGACTGGGACCTGGACGCAAA GCTGCCATCAAGGGGCTGACAATGGGAGGTTTGGAGATCATCTCCATCACCGACAACAGCCCGGTCCCCCACAACGGCTGCCGCCCACGGAAACCCAGGAGAGTCTGA